The Oreochromis niloticus isolate F11D_XX unplaced genomic scaffold, O_niloticus_UMD_NMBU tig00007576_pilon, whole genome shotgun sequence genomic sequence TTCACCAAGAGTAAAGGTAGAAGAGACGTTATCTATCACATGATACGTTGTGTTCACACACATTTTACCATCAGTtcctaaaacaaaaaattaaataaaacaaaacaaacaaaaaatccagTAATACATGAGCATATACTAGATTCTGTGGCTTAAAGTTTTAGTGTATTATTATTTACTGCATGCATGAGGGAAAACACCCAGTTTGAGATAAGCATGCTGGGACAACATGGGTTAGGAAATTCACCTTTTGCTGGTATCTCTTTGTAGAATACTCCTCTTCATCACAACGGTGCAGCACACATGCTGGACCATGTGAACAATCCATGTAAACAGAGTTCTATTAATGAATGTGGAACATAATAAAAGATGACACAGTCCAGAAAGTAAATGATCTCATTTCCCTTTGTGCTGATAAATCTGTTTTAGGAGTAATTTTGGTCGATTATGGCTCTAATTGGAGGGAACATCGTCGCTTTTCTTTGATGACTTTGAGGAACTTTGGTCTGGGGAAGAACTCGATGGAGGACAGGATTCATGAAGAGATAAAATACATCGTTAGAACCTTGGAAGACAGTGTTGGTAGGTCCGTCTGTGACCACAACGACATTGCATTCGCTGTTGTTTCCTTTGCATTCTTGTAAAATTTTGTTCTGTTGAATAATCTCTTCTACAGGTAAAACCATGAGTCCTCAAGTTATGTTTCACAATGCGGCTTCCAACATCATCTGCCAGGTCCTGTTTTCTACACGCTACGAGTATGATGATGCGCTAATCAAACAGATTGTTCAGTGCTTCACTGAGAATATCAAGATGGCCAATGGACCGTGGGCTATGGTGAGGAAAAGCATGTTTCCCATGTAATAGTACTTACTTAGGAATCCTGTCATGGCTGAAGTTTTATGGCGACAATTCCACTGATAACAAAACTAAGCTCTGTGTGtacacatttatacatttatgtctgtgaaggttctcagtcatccaggtcatcgtagtcaaaggagtttgcaaagaaaaagcgtctggacttctttaagttgcttgataCATTTACTATAGTCACCGTGTACCTTTGGTATGTTTGCACGCTAACCTTAGAAGTAGCactgaacaaaagaaaaaaacgtgatttcccccccacacacacaatcCCATTTAACTCTCGTATCTTTCGTTTCAGCTCTATGACACTTTCCCCATAATTCGTAACCTGCCACTGCCCTTCCAAAAGGCCTTTGAGAATATAGAGGTAATTCAATTTTCACTTTACCAGCAGGAAGAAGTAAATTTGTTCAAACTGTCAgtgactactttttctttttagactttaaagaaaattgcAATTGGTTTGATCAATGAGCACAAGAAGaccagagtacctggagagcCACGAGATTTTATTGACTGCTATCTGGATGAACTGGAGAAGGTGAGTGAGTGTGAAAAGAATCACATCTCCTCTATTTTCAgtatacaaaatataaaaatgatttgAGTTTATTCAACCTGCACTTTTGCAAAAGGAGATATTTGAATAGTTTTAGTTCACAAGatggttaaaaatgtttaaaattattttgttttaaatgtaaagacCTGAAGGCATTTCTATCATATTCATTATTTCCCTCTTTTTAGCGAAGCAATGATAGGTCTTCATTCTCAGAGGAGAAGCTCATTATGAATGCTTTAGATCTTCACCTTGCTGGGACTGACACCACCTCCAACACCCTCCTTACTGCTTTCCTTTACCTTATGAACTACCCACACATACAAGGTAAACCtgcaccagtgtgtgaatgggtggatgactgaatgtgtaaagcactttggggtcctaagggactagtaaagcgctatacaaatacaggccattgaCCATTTTACCATGTAAATAAGACATATTATGGTTATTTGTCATTGGTGTCTGTGGTCCTGCTCGAGGTTTTCCAGGTGTTCACTTGTACTTTAACCTTCACATTATACAATCTAGCCTGAGCCACACCCGAGCAGCAAAAGGGGCCATGCCCGTCCCACATGTTCACGACTTTTAGCTGTGTGGCTTTTGTTACACAGTTACACGAACAACCATTATTACTATGACCCAGCATTCTATATTCTATATGCTCGTTATATTAACTTAACATAGGAGAGACAAACTTAACTGAATTCATCTCATATTAAAGGTTGAAGACAAATTGAATGAATGCAGAAGGTTCCATCTCTTCAGGCCTAATGCTGTAGTGTTACATTACTTGTGTGTAGTCTGCCTTCGTCTCACCTACAGATATCTGAAATGTGGAATTTAATGTGTGGTGTTATCCCTCCTGCACAGAAAGATGTCAGCAGGAGATAGACGACGTGTTGGGAGGGAAGTATCGGGCCAGTTTTGAGGACAGACACAAGATGCCTTACACACAGGTACTGTGTATCAGACAGATTTCTACTTATAATTGCCTTTTTATATGGCAGGCATTGTTAAACAGAATAGCAAGTCCTACAGGTAATCATAAAAAGagaacacacaaatgcacaataAGACAATGGCTCCAGGACAAGCAGTAGGtggaaaacagaataaatatcAGCCTGAATCTCCTCATTTCTCAAAACAGTTTATGTTGGTTTATATTGGCAACAGACCCAAAAACTCAGACCAGTTTTGGTCATCATTAATAACATTAGGTGATGCATTTAAACAGCTTCTTTTCAGGAAATCCACCCAACCGTGGAGCCTCCATTGTTGTAGAAAGAACTGGTTTGACTGGAACTGGTCTACTCATAATAAAAAGAGCGTTTCATGTCGAAATCATATTGCAGAATCATCATGACCTTTTTCCACACTGTGAACTATGATGTTTGAACGTTTTCATTAGACATGAAACACAAACGTGTTTTACCTTAATGCATAAAATCCAGTAAGGCTGCTGTGTGATGACGTTGACAAAGGAGTTTTATGTTTCCACATCAGGTAACTGTTTATTTAAAGCAGAACATTAGACTGATGGTCCACAGCAGTGTCAGCTAGCAGGGAGAGTAACCTCTCTGTCGTCGTGCGCTGTCACAAACATTGAGTGTCAGGTTCATGCTCCAGAATATTTAGAAAGTCTAACATGGTAAATGGGCTAGTTCTTATATAGCGTGGAGCACCACATGCCACATCCACCCTTTCACACTTTTTCCTATTGTTTT encodes the following:
- the LOC100699535 gene encoding cytochrome P450 2J6-like isoform X1, with the protein product MTLRNFGLGKNSMEDRIHEEIKYIVRTLEDSVGKTMSPQVMFHNAASNIICQVLFSTRYEYDDALIKQIVQCFTENIKMANGPWAMLYDTFPIIRNLPLPFQKAFENIETLKKIAIGLINEHKKTRVPGEPRDFIDCYLDELEKRSNDRSSFSEEKLIMNALDLHLAGTDTTSNTLLTAFLYLMNYPHIQERCQQEIDDVLGGKYRASFEDRHKMPYTQAVIHEIQRVANTVPLSVFHCTTKDTELMGYSIPKGTMIIENLTSVLSEEGQWKFPHEFNPENFLDDKGEFVKPEAFMPFSAGPRVCLGEGLARMELFLMMVTLLRKFKFIWPEDAGEPDFTPVFGATLTPSPYRMKVQLRTAH